The Neurospora crassa OR74A linkage group V, whole genome shotgun sequence sequence CGAGCGATCCGTCGGCCTTGCGCCTGGCGATGAACTGGTAAAGGCCCTTGAGATTGAAGCCGGATGACGGACCGCAGACGAGGCCCTCGCGGCAGAGGCTGAGAGACAGCGAGAAGGAGTCGTGCGAGCCGACCTCTTCTATGTGGTCCACGGCTGACTTCCAGGGGAATTGTACGGGGGCCAGGAGCGCATGTGAGCGCGGGCCCGGAACGCGGTCGCCGGGTGCGGTGCATACTCTGTAAATCATGATGTGGTTAGGTCGCGCTCCCCTCGACGACTCGGACGACATGGACATACGTACCCGACACGGTACACAGTAGGCTTGACATCCTTGAAGTACGTTCCCAACCCCGTCATGGTTCCTGCGATACCCCGTTAGATGTACAGTCCCGGAGATGACTGAGCGTGCCTAgtgtaaggtaggtacctacctgagGTTCCCATTCCTGCGCATATCACGTTGATCTCCGGTAGCTGCCTGAGGATTTGCGGGCCCGTCCACCGAATGTGCGCCTTCCAGTTCTAATTCCATGTCTCGGTGTCAGCAGCTGTCGGTAGTATGACCTTAACCTTGTCTttctgggggggggggggaaccAACGTCGTCATTGTCGTATTGATTCGGGTTTATCTTGGAGTCGTCTTCCTTGGCTTGCCTCTCGGCAGCCATAATGCCTCCCCGCTCGTCATCAGGCTCGGGTTGCGACGGACCGCCAAACAATGTTCTGCCCCACGGCGTCAGTTCAGACCGAAGTTCATGTTGCAGGAATCACTGGCAACTTCAGCTTCACCACACATACATGTCGAGGCCGAAAAACTGCATCAACCGGAGCTTGGCCGGGGATGTCTTGTTGCTCAAGTATGCTCGAACATCGTGAAGATCGTGAAAGACGCGGGCGATCAGCGACATGGAAATCACGGTAGACCCCGAGCTGTACTCGATAACCGTCTGcgtcttgcccttctccACACTATTCTCGAGAAGATTCAGAGCTGTTGTTGCATGTGGGTTGTTGATTCGTCAGTCCCGCCATCCGGCGGCGGCCGTGTAGCAGCACAGGAATCAGGACGGGCGGGCGGGTTCACTAACCTGGCATTGATTTGACGTTATTTGCAGGATGCATCGACATCATCTTTGCGTATATGCGGACGCCATCCCGGCGGTACGGGTTGAGGCAGTCGGGTATCTCAACCAGAGGCAGCGGCGGTGACGACTCTGGGTGGAAGTAGCTCCGGACGGAGTCGGGTCCCTTGTACACGTTCAAAGGATTTACCATGGTGGAAGAGCTTTGCTGTTGGTCGATCTGCCGAGTATATGAGAATGGAAGGTTTTGCAACACATGGAACTGCGGTACacccttttataataggGGCGACtgctctaggtaggtactgaaGTATCCAGAACTGGAGGGCATATGGTACGTACATATCAGGCCAAGGGATCGTCACTTGTTTCGGCGATCGAACAGAACATGCCGAcggctcttcctccttgttcTTGGTTTCCCACCACTTCCTTGCCTTTGCTGTGACTACGTAACCTAAAATACATTCTATAGGGTAGAGAAACTGCCTTTGTACCTAGATCTTGGCTTTTAGTCAACTGTTCCACAAGAGTAATAGCGCCTCTAATCCTATCTCCTCCTAGTTCCTAAGGATGTATCTACCTCAAAAAGGACACTCGATTTTTTCAAGCTTGAAAATGAGGATTTAGGAATTTGGAAGTGACGCTGAAGCTAGCCTTGAAGAGACGATTCTAAAGATTCTTTCGTTTTGTAAATCCGATTATTCTTTTATAGAAAATCACCTTACAGGGAAAAGTTTTAGGCTTGTATCAgctcttttccctttccttttctttcctgcAGAACCAACCCGTATATATGATGTTACGAGTCAAACAAACATAACAACTGTATAACATCGACGTGGTGATTCTCAAGGGGCTTTTGGATTTTTGATAAGATGAAATATGGCTGAGATGCAActagaaaggtagtaaaaaTCCTATagaaaagagaggaaaaaaagtaGGACTTTTGTGGTTGCAGCTCAGTCATCTTTCATCGTATAAGAAGACTAAAAGTACCATGAGAATCGCCTTGTCAAGGTCATTCTGGTAGTACCCACAGGGAGTAATAATCAATAGTTTGGAAAGCTTTTACCAAGGAAAAAGGTGAGGTGATACAAGGAAGAAGTGGTTGCGGTGGTTTGCGCTCAATCCCCACTTTTCTCCAAGGTACTTaggtaggctgaggctgCCTTCGTCCAACGTTCGGCAGAAGTGGGAAGGCTGAGTGAGTGAGATTAAACTGAGCGCGCCGATTTGCGCTAGTTTGCGTTACTTTACTTTGTGTCCCTCGAGGTCCGGCAGTGCGGGTGGATCGGCGCCGTGCATAAGCTTATTCCGGCGTCATCATGTCGAATCCACCGTTTACTACGCCAACCCGGAACTAGAATGGTGATTGAGACTCTCGAAGAGTTAGGCAGGGAAGCAAAATCGGGGgaggaaagaggggggggtgGCCTCGACCGAATTGTATACGCGATTTTCTGCTTCTTATTCTTGGCCATGTTGATCTCGGGGACATCAAGGGACACCGGGCCATCAAGGGACACCGGGCCATCAAGGGACACCGGCCATAAGGGACACCGGGCCATCAACGGACACCGGCCATAAGGGACATCGGCCATCAAGGGACACGCTCGTCATTAGCTAAGCCAAGCCTTTTGCGATGAAATGCGTGGGACAGAGTTAAGCAGGAGGGATGTAGCGACCTGACATTTCGCCCCGAACGATATGGGGCTTACTCAACAACAAATCTGGACTCGTGGGCATTTCGTGGTATTTGAAGGAGGGGGGACAAGAATTGTGCGCCATCTGAATCTTCAGTTCCTGCCACCAACCAGCACCAAAACATGGACAAAGAAACCAACACCCCCGAGGAGGTCTTGGGGTCAGCTGAGAAGTCCATGAATGTGACGAGCAAGACGTCTAATGACGACACCAAGGCCCACGAGTTCAATGAGCAGACCAACTATGTCCCAAAGAGAACCATCATCACGGTATGTATAGGTAGTGTTCCTACATATACCCCGTCGCACACTACTTGAAACATGAACGGGGAAACGAGAGCAcagactgactgactgactgactgactgaccatGGCAGATATTCCTCGCCTGCGCGGGCGTCGACCTTTTGGCACTTATAGACCAAACCACGCTCGCGACCAGCTTGTACATCATCGGCAACGCCCTGGGGTCCACCTCGCAGGTCTCGTGGATAGCCAACGGTTACTTCATGTATGTACTAAGATTCCTTCGACCTTTCGCGCgcaaacctacctacctacctacctacctacctaccagtACATCATCCCCGTCCAAATAGCGCTAACCAGACACTGTTTGGATGATATCCAGAACCTCAACCGTCGGCCAGCTGCTGTACGGGCGGCTGTCGGACATTTGGTCGCGCAAagtcatcctcctcaccggcctcgccatcttcttcctcggaTCTCTGGCCTCGTCACTGGCGCAGTCCGTGCTGCAGCTGACCATCTTCCGTGCCTTTACTggcatcggcggcggcgggctgATGACGGTCGCCCAGCTGATTGTGAGCGATGTGGTCCCGCttagggagagggggaagtACCAGGGCATTATCGTGAgttagctacctacctacctgtctATCTTATTCTTGGCCGTCTACGTAAAACCGCAGCATCTGAGTTTGATAATAATGatgaaaaaataaaataaaaagggtGCCGTAGTGGCTATTGCCAATGGTATCGGCCCCGTGATTGGCGGTGCGCTGTCGTCCAAGTCCGAGGACTCGTGGCGATGGATCTTCCGCATCAACATGCCCCTGACTGTGCTTACCATTCTGGCCGTGGTGTTCTTCATGCCGCTGAAGAAGGTCCGGGGTGACTGGAAAGTGTAAGttgagtacctctacctattatTCTCCTGAGAGATAGGGTAGGTAGCGTTTATGTATCGCGCTAACCGACCCTCGCAGGAAGCTCAAGGCAGTGGATTTCATCGGCATCTTGGTGGCCTTGGCCGGCACGATAGTTCTGATGTTGGGGCTCACCTGGGGCGGAGGTGAATATCCCTGGGATTCAGCTCATGTGATCGCGACCCTGGTCACCGGTTTTGTGGCATGCGTTGCCTTTGTGTTATGGCAATGGAAGGGTCCACGATACCCTCTTGTTCCCCgtgggtcttcttcttctttcctctcaGCTTGACCACCAGACATATGTTTTCAAGTTCCTGACACATCCGACAGTCCACATCTTCAAGTCCAAGATCGTGAACGGGGCTTGCATCACCATGGCAATCAACGGTTGGAACTTTGTCGTGCAAGTCTACTACATCCCGTCCTTCTACCAGCTGGTGTACGAGTACTCGGCGACGAGGGCCGGTGCCATGCTGCTGCCCGTCACGTTGGTCCAAACGGCAAGCAGCACTCTGTCCGGTCTTGTGGTCCACTGGGTCGGTCGCTACCGCGAGTCCATCCTTTTCGGGTGGGTTTGCTGGGCTGTTGGTCTGGGCTTGATGTCAACTCTTGATGAGACTACCGGGATTGGGAAGCAGATCGGGTACTCGATCCTCATCGGAGTAGGCGTTGGGAACACGTTGCAGCCGTGAGTCTACCTAGTCTGGCTTGTGTCTTGGTCACCGATTCTTAACTATGTTACTCTACTAACATTCAAAAGTGCTTTGATTGCCGTCCAGGCGGGCGTGGTTAGACGTGACATGGCTGTCGTCACCTCATTCCGCAAGTAAGTCAACAGGTACGCGGGCCCCAACATGACATACATATGCTGACCAGTTCATGCAGTTTCGTGAGAAATCTTGGCGCCACCATTGGCCTCGCCGTTTGTGGAACAATCATGTGAGCTTGATACCTACTTACGTGTAGCGTCGTGTATACCTGGAGTGCTAATACATTCATATCTGTCGGTAGCAATAATGTTCTGGCTGGATCTTTGGGGTCTCTCGACATCGACCATGACGCATCCAAAACTCTTTTAAGTAACCCACAGATGTATCTCAGGACCGTCTCCAAGGCCGAAGCCGACAGAATCCGTGGTGTCCTGATTCCCGCGTATAGAAAGGGGTTCCACATCATATTCATGACTGGGGCAGCTCTTTGCGCACTGGCGTTTGTCATTGCCTTCTTCATGCTGCCTCAGGTCGAATTGTCTCGCCCAGATGATGAGAAGCTTAGGGAGGAGGGGCGCAAGGCGTACGAGGATAAAAAGCGACAAGATTCAGCATAGACCGTAGTCTACCTAGCGAAAGTACAAGGGCAGCATCTAACCCTTACTAGCTTATTTATAGGAGAGCGGACGGTttccgagttttccagtggggaTGGTCGCATGTGctttttttaaaattctcTTTGTTGTAGTGTCCATATCCCTTCGTCAAGAGATATGTCAAATGATCTCTGGCGCTTACTTCCTTCCACGGTGATACTTAACCACTCACTTTAAGCTCAGTCACGTACAGGATCCCAATCACGCGATAAGAACACTTCTACGGTGAATAATTCTGTTGGTCTCTGGTCATCATTGATAGCCATTTCCTTAATTTCCCCTACTCTACCGATCCAACCCAACAGATGTTTGCTTGCTCACTTACTCAATCACgcccaaccaccaccccacGGGGCACCACCACGCTGCCCTCCATATCCCCCTCGACCGTAATCTCCACGTCCGgcccctccacctccgcgTCCACCTCTGTAACCCGGTCCGTTTCCTCCTCCATAGTCTCCTTCACgtccctgctgctgctggtgctgctgataATCGCGCGGCTGGTGCTGGGAATAACCTTGATAGTCACGACCTTGGTGCTGCTGAGATTGATGATACTGGggttgatgctgctggtgctgttgatgctgagcATGATGGGGAGGTTGATTCGAgtgcggcggcggtggtggaggcggccAAGCACCGCCCGAAGAAGGAGCGAATgggggagggtgaggaggtaCAGCCATCGGGCCACCGGGTGGGAAGAagttcggcggcggcgacggggTGATGTGCGGCGGAGGAGTTGGATGTTGAGGATGCTGAGGGTACTGATGAGGCGGGCcgggcggcggaggtggcCATTGACCTTGATAGTTTtgcggagggggaggagggggcgggACTGGGAAGCTGGGGAATTGGTGAGGTTGTcctgggagaggaggggcaCCAACGGGAAAGCCGATGGGAGGCGGGACCGGATGGAAATTACCGACTGGTTGGTTgtgcggtggtggcggcggcggtacgAAGACGCCCGGGTGCTGTGGTGGGCGAGGCGGCACCCCCGTGGGAAAGCTGGTAAGCGGTGGAGGAGCATGATaaggtggttgttgatgttgtcctCCTCTAAGTCTAGCAGGGGACACAGAGCGACTTCGGCCACGGGAACCGTACCTTGGACTTCTCTGTCGGAAGCCTGGACGACTTGTTGATCTTGATCTG is a genomic window containing:
- a CDS encoding cysteine synthase B — protein: MVNPLNVYKGPDSVRSYFHPESSPPLPLVEIPDCLNPYRRDGVRIYAKMMSMHPANNVKSMPALNLLENSVEKGKTQTVIEYSSGSTVISMSLIARVFHDLHDVRAYLSNKTSPAKLRLMQFFGLDITLFGGPSQPEPDDERGGIMAAERQAKEDDSKINPNQYDNDDNWKAHIRWTGPQILRQLPEINVICAGMGTSGTMTGLGTYFKDVKPTVYRVGVCTAPGDRVPGPRSHALLAPVQFPWKSAVDHIEEVGSHDSFSLSLSLCREGLVCGPSSGFNLKGLYQFIARRKADGSLAELAGEDGEIHCVFLCCDLPYQYINEYFDKLGAEYFPTIHNEHLTKVDLYRYDDKWEKEPADALDLFFTQDDALASALVPITFKVKPQPQTSIIDLRQPLDFHDFHLPGSVNVPFVHEDTPSPFSEPYILESLWKRLEETFKAPSKELRDLLCRRRILLLCYDGDSARVATSVLRAKGHEADSIKGGFKALRRLREKSDSGFRARNDSGVEVMAVHLPNHIPVAAQVV
- a CDS encoding MFS drug transporter, translated to MDKETNTPEEVLGSAEKSMNVTSKTSNDDTKAHEFNEQTNYVPKRTIITIFLACAGVDLLALIDQTTLATSLYIIGNALGSTSQVSWIANGYFITSTVGQLLYGRLSDIWSRKVILLTGLAIFFLGSLASSLAQSVLQLTIFRAFTGIGGGGLMTVAQLIVSDVVPLRERGKYQGIIGAVVAIANGIGPVIGGALSSKSEDSWRWIFRINMPLTVLTILAVVFFMPLKKVRGDWKVKLKAVDFIGILVALAGTIVLMLGLTWGGGEYPWDSAHVIATLVTGFVACVAFVLWQWKGPRYPLVPLHIFKSKIVNGACITMAINGWNFVVQVYYIPSFYQLVYEYSATRAGAMLLPVTLVQTASSTLSGLVVHWVGRYRESILFGWVCWAVGLGLMSTLDETTGIGKQIGYSILIGVGVGNTLQPALIAVQAGVVRRDMAVVTSFRNFVRNLGATIGLAVCGTIINNVLAGSLGSLDIDHDASKTLLSNPQMYLRTVSKAEADRIRGVLIPAYRKGFHIIFMTGAALCALAFVIAFFMLPQVELSRPDDEKLREEGRKAYEDKKRQDSA